Proteins encoded together in one Balearica regulorum gibbericeps isolate bBalReg1 chromosome 3, bBalReg1.pri, whole genome shotgun sequence window:
- the BLK gene encoding tyrosine-protein kinase Blk, whose protein sequence is MGLLGSKNQLTPNEKHTSGSNPKTKTKPPPAPPKGRQFINIPHLNQASVQDNLIVIALYDFPASSDRDLQLVKGEKLQVLSNDGDWWLAKSLSSGRKGYIPSNFVAQVDSLEEEKWYFKTLSRKDAERLLLSSGNKVGSFLVRESETSKGAYSLSVRDSNSAHGDIIKHYRIRSLDGGGYYISPRMTFSSLPELIHHYSQKGDGLCQRLTAPCISLAPQRPWAQDEWEIPRESLKLVKKLGSGQFGEVWMGYYKNNIKVAVKTMKEGSMDPDAFLAEANLMKRLQHSKLVRLYAVVTKQPIYIVTEYMANGCLLDYLKTEEGSQLNLPKLIDMSAQVAEGMAYIERMNSIHRDLRAANILVSETLCCKIADFGLARIIENEYLAQEGAKFPIKWTAPEAINFGVFTIKSDVWSFGILLTEIITYGRIPYPGMTNPEVIRNLERGYRMPCPDMCPGELYNIILKCWRNKPEERPTFEYLQSVLEDFYTATEKQYEPEPQQ, encoded by the exons ATGGGGTTGCTTGGGAGCAAAAATCAGCTGACCCCCAATGAGAAACACACTTCGGGAAgcaacccaaaaaccaaaacgaaacctcctcctgccccacccAAG GGCAGACAATTTATCAACATCCCTCATCTAAACCAAGCTTCTGTACAAG ATAACTTGATTGTGATTGCACTGTATGATTTTCCTGCCTCAAGTGACCGTGACTTGCAGCTGGTCAAGGGGGAGAAACTCCAAGTCCTCTCCAA TGATGGGGACTGGTGGCTGGCAAAATCCCTCAGCAGTGGGAGGAAAGGCTACATCCCCAGTAACTTCGTCGCACAAGTAGACAGTTTGGAAGAGGAGAA gtggtattttaaaactctgagcAGAAAAGATGCTGAACGGCTGCTGTTGTCTTCTGGCAACAAAGTCGGCTCTTTCCTTGTCCGAGAGAGTGAAACCAGCAAAG GTGCCTATTCCTTGTCCGTGAGAGACAGCAACTCTGCTCATGGGGACATCATCAAACACTACAGGATCCGTTCTTTAGATGGCGGGGGGTATTACATCTCCCCCAGGATGActttctccagcctgccagAGCTAATCCATCATTACAGCC AGAAGGGGGATGGCCTGTGCCAGCGGCTCACAGCTCCCTGCATATCCCTGGCTCCCCAGAGACCCTGGGCACAGGATGAATGGGAGATCCCACGGGAGTCTCTGAAGCTTGTGAAGAAACTTGGCAGTGGGCAGTTTGGGGAAGTGTGGATGG GCTATTACAAGAACAACATCAAGGTGGCTGTGAAGACCATGAAGGAGGGCAGCATGGATCCTGATGCCTTCTTGGCAGAGGCAAACTTGATGAAGAGGCTCCAGCATAGCAAACTGGTCCGGCTATACGCAGTAGTCACGAAGCAGCCAATCTACATTGTGACAGAGTATATGGCCAACG GGTGTTTGCTGGATTACTTGAAGACAGAAGAAGGAAGCCAACTGAATCTCCCAAAACTCATTGATATGTCTGCTCAG GTGGCAGAGGGAATGGCGTACATCGAGCGAATGAACTCCATCCACCGCGACTTGAGAGCCGCCAACATCCTCGTCTCAGAGACGCTCTGCTGCAAAATTGCTGATTTTGGCCTGGCCAGGATCATTGAGAACGAATACTTGGCACAAGAAG GTGCTAAATTCCCCATCAAATGGACAGCGCCGGAGGCCATTAACTTTGGAGTTTTCACCATCAAATCTGATGTATGGTCTTTCGGGATCCTTCTGACAGAAATCATAACCTACGGCAGGATCCCTTACCCAG GGATGACCAACCCCGAGGTGATTCGCAATCTAGAGCGGGGCTACCGCATGCCCTGCCCAGACATGTGTCCTGGTGAACTCTACAACATCATCCTGAAATGCTGGCGAAACAAGCCTGAGGAGCGCCCGACCTTTGAGTACCTGCAGTCAGTCCTCGAAGACTTTTACACTGCCACGGAGAAGCAGTATGAGCCGGAGCCTCAGCAGTAA